CGGCTGGTGGTGGACTGCCCGCCGCTGCCGGCACCGGTCTTCGTCGACCGGGACATGTGGGAGAAGATCGTCCTCAACCTGGTGTCCAACGCCGTCAAGTTCACCTTCGACGGCGAGATCCGGGTGCGGGTCCGGGCCGTGGACGGCGTGGCCCGGCTGGACGTGACAGACAGCGGCATCGGCATCGTGCCGGACGAGTTGCCGCACGTCTTCGAGCGGTTCCACCGGGTGCCGGGGGTGCGTGCGCGCACCCATGAGGGCACCGGGATCGGTCTGGCGCTGGTCCGGGAGCTGGTCGAGATGCACGGCGGTGAGGTCGGGCTGACCAGCGAGGTCGACCGGGGCAGCACCTTCACGGTGACCGTGCCGTTCGGGTCGGCCCACCTGCCCGCGGACCATGTGGCGGCGTTCCGCCCGCTGCCCGCGGGTGAGCCCGAGCAGGCCCGGCTCTATGTGGCGGAGACCGCGCTGTGGACCGGCGTCGAGCCGGCAGCCGAGTTCGACAGCCGACCGACGGCGGCCGCTCCGGCCGGTCGGATCCTGGTCGTCGACGACAATGTGGACCTGCGCGAGCACGTCACCCGGCTGCTCTCGCCCACCTGGGAGGTGGTCACCGCGAGCGACGGGCTGGCCGGCCTGCAGCTGGCCCGCGAGGGCGGATTCGACCTGGTGCTCACCGACGTGATGATGCCCCGGCTGGACGGGTTCGGGCTGGTGAGCGCGCTGCGCGCGGACCCGCGTACCCGTCATGTGCCGATCGTGCTGCTCTCCGCCCGGGCCGGCTCCGCGGAGGCCGTCGCCGGTCTGTCCGTCGGTGCCGACGACTACCTCACCAAGCCGTTCACCGGCCAGGAGTTGATCGCCCGGGTCCGGGCCAACGTCGAGCTGGGTCAGCTCCGTGGCCAGATCATCCGTCGGCTCCGGGCGTTGGCCGACGCGGCGGTGGATGTCAACACCGCCCGCTCGACCGGCGACGTGCTCCAGGTGGCCGCCGGGCACGCGCTCAGCCTCGCCGAGGCCGCCCGGGTGGTGGTCACCGCGACCGGCGCCCGTGGCGAGGCGGACACCGGCGGTGCCACCGTCACCGACCCGTCCTTCGTGGCCGAGCTGACCGGCACCACCAGCAAGCCCCTCGGCGAGCTGCGGGTCTGGGGGCCGGCCGCTGACGACACGCAGGCCGACGAGGCCGCGTTGACCCAGCTGGCCCGCCTGGTCGGGGTGCGGTTGGAAAACGCCCAGCTCTACGAGGCCGAGCACCGCATCGCCAGCACGTTGCAGCACAGTCTGCTGCCCCGGTCGCTGCCTCGGCTGCCGGGAGCGGTCGTGGCCAGCCGTTACCTGCCCGGCAGCGCCGACGTCGAGGTCGGCGGCGACTGGTACGACGCGATCGCCCTCGAAGAGGACGAACTGGTGCTGGTGATCGGCGACGTGGTGGGCAAGGGTGTCCAGGCCGCTGCGGCCATGGGACAACTGCGCAACGCGCTGCGGGCGTACCTGTTGGAGGGCTACGACCCGGGGGAGTCGCTGACCCGCCTCAACCGGCTGGTCGTGTCCACCGAACGCCGATCCTTCGCCACGGTGGTCTGTCTGCTGTTCAACCCGCGCACCGGCCGCCTGCGGTACGCGAGCGCCGGCCACCCATCGCCGCTGCTGATCACGGGAGGCGACGTGACGTTCCTGCACGACCGGGCGCTCGGTCCACCGGTCGGCGCCCTCCCGGGCGCGACGTACGAGGCGGTCGAGGGGGAGTTGGCTCCCGGCAGCCGGCTGCTGCTCTACACCGACGGGCTGATCGAGGACCGCCAGATCGACATCGACGCCGCGCTGGCCCAGCTGCGCGTCGACGCGGCGGCCCCCAGCGAGCACATGGCGGACCTGATCGACGCGGTGGTGAAGCGGGTCGCCGGTCGGCCGCGCCGCGACGACGTGGCGGTCCTCGCACTGGAGGCGGTGGAGCTGAACCGTTTCGCGTTGCGACTGCCGGCGGACCCGACCCGGCTGAGTGTGCTGCGTAAGCGTCTGGAGGACTTCCTGGTCGCGCACGCCGTCAACGAGACGGACGTGTTCGACCTGACCGTCGCGGTCTCCGAGGCAGCCGCCAACGCCATCGAGCACCCGATCCACCCCGCCGAGGCCATGATCAGCGTGGAGGTGGCCATCGAGGACCGGACGGTGACGGCCACCGTGCGCGACAGCGGGCAGTGGCGCGAGTCGACCGACTCCGGGTTCCGGGGGCGCGGCCTGTCCCTGATCAGGGCGCTGGGCGACCTCACTGTGCGGCGTACCGATGAGGGCACCGAGGTGACGCTGCGCCGGCAGCTGCGGGACTGACAGTGCGCCCGGCGGCGTCTCTCAGGCCGGGTCGAGCCAGGTCTGCTCACCCAGGCCGGAGATCTCCAGCACCCGGCGGACCTGCCGGGACGGCAGGACGGTGAGCGCGCCCGGAAACTGCTGGGCGAGCCGGACCAGAGCATGGATGGCGGCCGAGTCGAAGAAGGTGACAGCGCTCAGGTCCAGGGTGACCTGCCCGGCGGGTTCGCGCAGCGCGGTCTGGAGCATGGTGTCGGCGGTGGCCATGTCGACCTCACCGGCCACCACCACGTGGAGGTGGTCACCATCGATCTCCGCGCTGGCGGAGAAGACTGGCGGTGCTCCACCTTGATCCACGCTGACACCATGGCACAGCCGACCAGGCTGGGCAACAACCACTCCCGAGCGGCCGTGGCGCGGGTCACCAGCGACCCCGGCGATAGGCTTGTCGCATGACCGTTCGCCCGCCGCTGACACCAGGCACGCTCTCCCCGCTGCGACCGGTGCCATCCCAGATCACCCGACCGGAGTACGTGGGCAAGAAGCGCCCGCAGGAGTGGCGCGGCTCGCACGTGCAGACGCCGGAAACCATCGAGAAGATGCGGATCGCCAGCCGGCTCGCCGCCCAGGCGACCCAGCTCGCGGGCGAGCACTGCAAGCCGGGCGTGACCACCGACGAGATCGACAAGGTGGTGCACGAGTTCCTCTGCGACCACGGCGCGTACCCGTCGACGCTGGGCTACAAGGGCTTCCCGAAGTCCTGCTGCACCAGCCTCAACGAGGTCATCTGCCACGGCATCCCGGACTCCACCGTCCTGCAGGACGGCGACATCATCAACGTCGACGTGACCGCGTACATCGGTGGGGTGCACGGCGACACCGACGCCACCTTCTGCGTCGGTGAGGTCAGCGAGGAAGCCCGACTGTTGGTCGAGCGCACCCACGAAGCGATGATGCGCGGCATCCGCGCCGTCGCCCCGGGCCGCCAGATCAACGTGGTGGGCCGGGTCATCGAGTCGTACGCCAAGCGGTTCGGCTACGGCGTCGTCCGCGACTTCACCGGCCACGGCATCGGCGAGTCCTTCCACAGCGGGCTCTACGTTCCGCACTACGACAGCCCGCGCCCCACGGACATCATGGAACCGGGTATGACGTTCACCATCGAGCCGATGATCACGCTCGGCACCTACCAGTACGACATGTGGGACGACGGGTGGACCGTGGTCACCAAGGACCGCAGGTGGACGGCCCAGTTCGAGCACACCATCGTGGTGACCGACAGCGGTCACGAGATCCTGACCCTGCCGTGAGCGCGAGGAACGCAGCGAAGCGAAGTCCCGCAGTCGCGAACGAAGGGCAGGCGCCGTGACCGACGCCCCGGCAGCCCTGCGGGAGGCGCACCACGCGGACGTCTCCGGCGGTTGGTTGCGTCCTGCCGTCTTCGGCGCGATGGACGGCCTGGTCACCAACATCGCCCTGATCGCCGGCGTCGGCGGCGGCGGGGTCTCGTCGCACAGCATCGTGCTCACCGGCTCCGCCGGCCTGGTCGCCGGTGCGATCTCGATGGGTCTCGGCGAGTACACCAGCGTGCGCTCCGCCAACGAACAGGTCGCCGCCGAGGTGGCCAAGGAGCGGCGGGAGCTGGAACGGCACCCCGAGGCCGAGGCCCGGGAGCTGGCCGACGCGTGGGTGGCACGCGGCCTTCCCCGTGATCTCGCCACCCAGGTCGCCGAAGCCGTGCGGCGTGACCCGGAGGAGGCGCTGCGGGTGCACGTCCGCGAGGAGTTGGGCGTCGACCCCGACGACCAGCCCAGCCCGTGGGCCGCGGCGATCTCGTCGTTCCTGTTCTTCTCGTTGGGCGCACTGGTCCCGCTACTGACCTACCTGTTCGGCGCCACCGAGCTGTGGCTCGCACTGGCCGTCGGCGGGCTCGGGCTGTTCGTCGCGGGCGCGGTGGTGGCCCGCTTCACCAACCGGCCCTGGTGGACCAGCGGCCTGCGCCAACTGCTGCTGGGTGCCGCCGCAGCCGGCGCCACCTACCTCATCGGCTCGCTGATCGGCGTGCAGGGCGGGCTGTGACACCGGTCAACCGGTGAGCAGCTCGTCGATAGTGCCGTCCACCCCACGACCACGGGCGGCCAACTCCTCGGCCTGCCGGGCCAGCACCACACCCACCTCTGTCATGTCCGCGCCGGCCAACCCGGTGCGTCGTACCGCGTCCCCGGGATCACGGAAGTAGGTGCGACTCAGCAGACCGGTCACCGTGGCCGCCGCCAACCGGGCCTCACCGAGCATCAGCAGGGCCTGGTCGGTCTCGTACCACTCGGCCAGTCGGGCGGCCCGGGCGTGCGCCGCGCTGCCCCTGTACCAGGCCTGCCGGGCCGCGGTGCTGAACTCCGCCGGCCGGGCCCTCGCCAACCGGCCGAGGTGCTCGTCGCGCAGCGTCCGCAACCAGCCCGTCGGGTCGTGCAACGCCTGCGTGGTGACGTACCGGTCGGCGGTCAACGGCCACAGTGGGGAGAGCACCCGGGCCTGCGCCAGGTAGTCCTCGGCGGCGGCCACGGTCAGGTCGACCAGCACCCCGTCCACCCGCCGGGTCGCGGGCGGTGGACCCGCGCCGGACCGATAGGTGACCACCAGCATCCCCGCCTCGCGGTCCCCACCGCCGTCGTCGTCGCCGTGCGCCAGGGGCCCGTGCACCGCGACCGTGAGCACGTCGGCCGGAAACCGCCGTCGGACCGCCTCGGCGACCCGCTCCGCGACCGTCCACCGTCGATCATCGAGGTCCCGGCCGCCAGCCGGCTCACTCCTCGCGCTCACGGGACCACCTCGCCTCGGCTACCGAGCGTCAGCCTAGCCAGCCGGCGGCGGGCCGGCCGGTGCGCCGCGCCCGGTCGGCACCAGCCGGAAGATGCGGATCTCCCGGCCGCCGGCCCGCTGCACGTAGCTGCGGTACGCGGGCCACTCGGTGACCAGCAGCTGCCACAGCCGGTCACGTTCGGCCCCGGACGCCAAGTCGGCCCGCACCGGGACCCGCAGGCCCTTCACGTCCACCTCGGCTGTCGGACTGGCGAGCAGGTTCATCGCCCAGCCGGGCTGCTGCGTCTGCCCCCAGTTGGAACCGATCACCACGTACGCGTCGCCGTCGGGCACGTAGAGCAGCGGGTTGCTGCGTGGCTTTCCGGAGCGACGGCCGGTCGTGGTGATGACCAGGGAGGGGATCAGGCCGAGTGCCACCACCCGGCCCCGGGTGAGCCGACCGACCACCCGGTCGGCGGGCACCAGCAGGCGTGCGGCGGCACCGAACCAGCGATGATGACCGACTCGACGGGTGAGAGTTCCCAGCACTGACACGCGGATCAGTCTGCCCGCTGCCGGGCTCCGGCGGCACCCCCCCGTACGCGCCCGGATCGCCGACCGGCCGGCCACCGCGCGGCGGTCAGTCCATCTGCCGCTCGATCGGCAGCCGGGCGCGGGTGAACAACCCGGCCCCGAGCATCGCCACCACCGGCACCAGCACCAGGACCCCGAGCGCGGGCCACGGCACCAGGATCGGGTACGGGTCGGCGAACGGCCAGTCGTCCGCGTACTGCCGGTTGACCGAGAACAGCACGATCGCGGCGGTGCCGAGCCCGGCCACGATGCCGAGCACCGAACCGAGCCCGGCGATGACCCCGGCCTGGCAGATCGCCAGCAGCCGGCGCAACGCGGGTGCCGCGCCGACGGCCGCGAGGGTGGTCATCTCGGCGCGCCCCTCGGCAGCGGCGAGCGCGGTGGCGATCCCCGCCGCCCCCACCGTGATCACACCGGCCGCCGCCGCGAGGAGCAGCAGCAGCGGTGACACGTCGCGGGGTGCAGCGCCATACTCCACGCTCAGCGAGACCGTCCCGAAGGACCGCAGGGCGGCGGCGAAGCGCTTCCGATGGTCCTCGTCGGGCGCACTGGTGGTGCCGATCACCCAGCCGGCCGGTGACCAGGTCAGGCCGAGTTCTCGGGCCGCGGTCCCGGACAGCAGCAGGCGGGGCGGGCCGACCGCCCGGGGCAGCGCGTACCCCGGGAGGTCACGGACACCGGTCGGCGGGTCCGGTCCGGCCTCCACCTCGTTGACGCGTACGGTCACCAGGCCGTCGTGCAGGTAGCGCGGGTCGGTCACCACCACGCCACCGGCGCGCAGCACCACCGCGGCTGCGGCGGTCGTCGCCGGGTCCGCGCCGGTGAGCAGTGGCAGAGCGGTCCCGTCGTCCACCCCGGTCTGCACGTACCCGCCGAAGTAGTCCGTCTCACGGATGCGACAGCGGGGGTCGGCGCGGGCCTGCCGGCGGTCGGACTCGGGAAGGCCGTCCCGGGGCTGCCACGGGCAGGCTTGCTCCACCGGGAGCACGGGCGTGACCTCGCAGTAGCCGGTGCTCGCCGGCCCGCAGCCCAGGCTGTGCAGCGGGGCGACAGCGCCGGTGCCCAACTGTTCCCGGGCCGCGGCGGCGACCTGGGTCAGCGTGGGCTGCCGGGTCGACTCGATCGGGTCGACCCGCACGTGGCCGACCGGCAGTGCCGCCTGGTAGGCGCGCGCGTCGCGCTCGCCGTCACTGGCGAGGTACGCGCCGAGAGCGACGCTGCTGGCGACGGCGGCCATCACTGCACAGATGGCCGGCGCCGCGGCGGCCCGGTTGCGGCTCGCGTCGCGCAACGCGATCCGCGGGGCCAGTGGCAACACCCGACCGAGGCGGGCGAGCGCCCCGATCAGCGTGGGCGTGCAGCAGACCAGGCCCAGTTCGCCGAGGATCAGGCCGGTGAGGATCACCGCCGGTGAGGTCCGGGCGGCCCCGAACGCCGCCAGTCCGGCCCCGCCGGCCACCAGTCCCAGGCCGAGGGCCAGCCAGCGGGCCTGGGACACCGGTGGGGTACGCCGACCGGTCAGGCCGGCGCTGACGTCCTGCCGTGCGGCCGACCAGGCCGGTGCCAGCGCGGCGAGCACCCCGGCCAGGACCGCGACCCCACCGAGCAGCACCAGCGCCGCGGGCCAGCAGCGGTACCCGCCGAAGCGCGCGCCGAACACGTACTGCTCCACCAGTGGACGAGCGGCGAACGCCGCGAGGACACCGACGAGCAGGCCGGCGGCGGCGCCCAGCACACCCAGCACCACTCCGTCGGCCAGCACGACCCGGCGGAGCTGGGCGGCGTCCCCGCCGGCCACCGCGACCAGCGCCAGATCCCGCCGACGGCGACGGACGCCGACGGCGAACGCCGGCCCGACCAGGAGTACGACCTCCAGCAGCCCGAGGCCGGCGATCAGCACGCCGGTGCTGAGGTCGTTGGTGTCGCCCAGGTTGATCGAGCCGAGCCACGACCGGTCCGGTTGGGTCGGGGGACGTGGGGTGACCACCACCCCCCGGTCGTTGAGCCGGGACACCAGGGCGGCGTCGACGGCTCCGGGTATGTCCGCCAGCCACACGCTGTCCGTCTCGGGACCGGTCGGCGGCGCGGCTCCCGGGTGCAACGCCACCAACGGGCCGAGATCGTCGGGGAACTCGACCACACCGACCACGGTGTACGCCCTGCTTCCGTCGGCCACGGCGACGGCACGGCCGAGGTGGAGGTCCAGGCGACGCAGCGCCGCCGGGCTGACCGCGACCTCGCCGGGCTGCTGCGGCGCCCGGCCGGCCCGGAACCGCACCAGCGCGCGGGCCAACGGGTCGTCGAGGTCCAGCGCCCGCCCGGTCACCTCCTCGTCGCGGTGTGGGCCCCGCAGCGTCAGGGTGATGTACGTGCGTACCTCGGTGACCCGGCTTCCGGGCCCGAGCAGCGCGGTCAACTGGGCCGCGGTCGCCTTCGCGGGAGGCAGGTACGTGTCGTCCCGCGTGAACCAGCCCTCACCCCGCTCGTCCTGTCCCACCGGGTTGTCGGCGATCCAGCGCAATTCCGCGTCGGCCACGCCGAGCCGGCGGTCGACGCGTTCCTGCGGAGTCAGCTCGGCCATGTCGTAGCTCGCCGCCAGGAAGGCCAGCGCCGCCACCGGCAGGGCGATCATCGCGAGCACCAGGGCGGTCCGTCGTCGGGCCCGACGGGACTCCCGCCGGGCGATGCGCAGCGCCGTCCGCCAGGAGCCGGTCAGCTCGGCGATCCGCCGCCGGCCGACGAGAGCGGGTGGCTCGACCGGCTCCGCCGTGGGGGCGTCCACCCGGCCAGGGGCCTGCCTGGTCCGGCGGCTGGTCACCGGTCGCTGCCGGACAGCAGTTGCTCCACGCTGCCCAACGGTGCCGTGGTGTCGACCAGCACCCCGTCGCGGAGGAACACCACCCGGTCGGCCCAGCCGGCATGTCGCGCCTCGTGGGTGACCAGCACGCCGGCGGCGCCCGCGTCGATCCGGCGGCGCAGCAGGTGGAGGACCGCCTCACCGGTCTGCGAGTCCAGTGCCCCGGTGGGCTCGTCGGCGAGCACCAGTCGGCGTTCTCCCACCAGGGCGCGGGCGATGGCCACCCGCTGCTGCTGGCCGCCGGAGAGCTGGTCCGGGAAGCGGTCACCCAGTGCGGGTAGACCCACCTCGGTGAGCGCCGCCATGGCCAGCGCCCGGGCCCGGCGGCCGCTGGTGCCGTCGAGTTCCAGCGGGAGCGCCACGTTCTCCAGTGCGCTCAGGCTGCCGAGCAGGTTGAGCTGCTGGAAGATGTAGCCGATCCGGCGGCGACGCAGTTGGGCGAGCCCGCGCCGGTCCAGTGCCCCCAGCGGTTGTCCCTCGACCCGGACCTCGCCGCCGGTCGGGCGGTCCAGCCCTCCGGCGAGGGCCAGCAACGTCGACTTGCCGGAGCCGGACGGCCCCATCACGGCGACCAGCTCACCGGGCCGGACGGCCAGGCTGACGCCGCGCAGCGCGTGCACCGCCGCCGGTCCGGCGCCGTGGGTGCGGTGGACGGCGCGGAGTTCCAGCACCGCGTCGTCCGACCCGCTCACCGTCGCGCCTCCTCGCCGGCCCATCTGGCAGCGGCACGTGCGTCGGCGTCACCCGGTCGGGGAGGTGCGGGTGCCTGATCACTGGGCTGGTGCCGGACCAGGCTCGTCTCGCAGTGGTCCAGCCAGCGCACCTCGGCCTCGGCCTGGAACACCATCGAGTCCAGCACGAGGCGCCAGGGGAGGTCCTCCGGTCGGTTGCTGCCGTACTTCAACCGGGTCAACTCCTGCAGGGCCCGCATGGTCGCGCTGCGCTGGGCCTGCACCACGGAGCGGACGTCGACACCGGGGGTGGTCAGCGCCAACGCCAGCTTGATCGCCAGCTCGTCGCGGGGCCGGTCGGTTCGGCTGACCGGGGTCGCGAACCACAGCGCCAGGTCCGCCCGGCCGGCGTCGGTGATCTCGTACGGGCGCTGCCCGGCCTCGCTCTCCGGCAGCGGGCGCACCAGACCGTCGCGCTCCAGCCGGGACAGCGTGGTGTAGACCTGCCCGATGTTCAGCGGCCAAGTCGAGCCGGTCGACTCCTCGAACGCGGCGCGCAGCTGGTAGCCGTACATCTGGCCGCGTTCGAGCAGGGCGAGCAACCCGTGACGGATGGACATGGCAACGGAGTATGCATACCTGGTATGCGCACCGCAACCGGAGTGGACCCGCTCAGGCCGGACGTCCGGGAAACGGGACAGTCAGCGGGGTCGACCCGGCCGTCTTACGCCACCGGGTGGCGCGCACAGCGTACTCGACCAGGGCCGCCAACGCCTGGTCCCGGTCGGCGCCGGTGGTGGACGCCAGAGCCGCCCGCCAGTGCGCTGCCGTGCGTTCCTCGACCTCGGCGGCGAGCCGCAGGGCGCTCGCCCGGTCGGTGACCGGGAACGGCAGCGCGTACCCGGCGCGGTCCGGAGGCACGACGCCGCCGGCGGTGGTGAGCTGCACCACGAGGGTGTCGCGTCGGCGTCGATGCGCGGCCTCCGCCTGGTGCGCCGCCTCCCGGGCGGCGCCGGTGAGCCGGACGCCGATCCGCCCGTAGGCGTAGATGGCCGCGTACTCGGCGGACAGGGCGGAGGCGAGGGCCTCGCCGGAGGACGGCTGCCTCACTTCAGTGCCTCCTGGTGGGTGGCTCGGGCGGCGACGATCGACCCGAGCAGCGCGGCCCGTTCCGCTGGCGCTGCGGCGCAGGCCTGGGTGGCGGCCTGCTGGGCGGTCTTCTCCAGGGCGCGCAGTGCGGCGAGCGCGCCGGCCGGCTCGGCCGCCGGGGCGGTGGTGGGGGCGGTGGCCGCCGCCGACGGCAGGGCGACACCGATCACCCGGGCCAGTTCGGTGGCGTGTGCGGTGTGCGCCTCGGCGATCGGACCGAGCCGGTCGGCCAGGTCGGGATGAGCGGTGGCCGCACTCCGGTGTGCCTCGGCCAGCGCCAGTGACTCGTCCACCATCGGGCGCAGCGGGTCCGGTGGTGGCGCCGGCTGGTCGTCACGGTCGAAAAGATCACAGCCGGTCAGCGGCGCAGCGGCGCCGCCGAGCACCAGCAGCGCCCCGCCGCGCAGCAACTTTCGCCGGGAATGTCCGGATGCCTGGTCGCGCTGTGTCGTTCTGCCGATCCCCACCGGGCAAGTCAACACCATCGGCGTCGGTCCAGGGGCGACCGGCGTCGGTGCGCCGCCCGGTCCGCTGCCGGGCAGGCGCGTTACGCTCTGCGCAGCCACCGGCGTGTCCGCTCCGGTGGCGTGCCGGCATGGCGGGACGGCCGATCACCGTCGACCAGGGAAAGGGTGCGGAGATGACGCAGCGTGGCCGTGCCACCAGGCCGACAGGTCGACCCCGTGATGCCGCGGGTCCCCGCGGTGGTGATCTCGCCGGGCGACGTGCCCGACTACGAGCTGTGATCGAGCCGGTCGTCAACGACGCCGGCTACGACCTGGAGGACCTGACGGTCTCCCGGGCCGGTCGCCGGCACGTGGTGCGGGTGATGGTGGACGCCGACGGCGGGATCGACCTGGACGCCGTCGCGGACGTCTCCCGGGCGGTCTCGGCCGCGCTGGACGCCGCGGAGGAAGCCGGTGGCGACATCGTCGCCGGGGAATACCAGCTGGAGGTCAGCTCGCCGGGCGTCGACCGGCCACTGACCCTGCCCCGGCACTGGCGGCGCAACGTGAGCCGGCTGGTCAAGGTCACCGTCCGGGGCGCGGCCGCGCTGCCCGAACAGCGCGGCGAGCAGCCCACCGGCGACCGCCAGCTGACCGGTCGGGTGATCGCGGCCGACGACGAGGGCGTGCAGCTGGAGACCGAGGACGGCCGCACCTCCTGGGCGTACGCCCAGCTGGGCCCGGGCCGCGTGCAGGTCGAGTTCACCCGGCTCGCCGAACTCGGTGAGCCGGACGAGGAGTTCGACGACGCGGACGATTCAGACGAGATCGACGATTCAGACGACATCGACGACGAAGATGATGTGGAGGACGAGGAGAGGTGAACATCGACCTCGCGGCGCTGCGCGCACTCGAGCGCGAGCGGGAGATCCCGTTCGACACGATTCTCGCGGCGATCGAGACCGCGTTGCTGACCGCCTACCGGCACACCGACGGCGCCGAGCCGCACGCCCGGGTGGAGATCGACCGTAAGTCCGGCGCCGCCCTGGTGTACGCGCAGGAGATGGACGCCGACGGCAGCCTGGTGCGGGAGTGGGACGACACCCCGCACGACTTCGGCCGCATCGCGGCCATGACCGCCAAGCAGGTGATCCTCCAGCGTCTGCGGGAGGCCACCGACGAGGTGCACTTCGGTGAGTACGTGGGCCGCGAGGGTGACCTGGTCACCGGCGTGGTGCAGGCGCACGAGACGCGCACCGAGAAGGGCATCGTCAGCGTCGACCTGGGCAAGCTGGAGGGTGTGCTGCCGCAGTCCGAGCAGGTGCCCGGTGAGCGGTACGCCCACGGTGAACGGGTCCGCTGCGTCGTGGTGCACGTGGCCAAGGGCATGCGCGGGCCGCAGATCACCCTGTCCCGGTCGCACCCGGCGCTGGTCAAAAAGCTGTTCGCGCTGGAGGTGCCGGAGATCGCCGACGGCACTGTGGAGATCGGCGCGATCGCCCGTGAGGCAGGTCACCGTACGAAGATCGCCGTACGCTCCACCACCCCCGGTGTGAATCCCAAGGGCGCCTGCATCGGCCCGATGGGCCAGCGGGTGCGCGCCGTGATGAGCGAACTGCACGGCGAAAAGATCGACATCATCGACTGGTCGGACGACCCGGCCACCTTCGTCGGCAACGCGTTGTCACCTGCCAAGGCGTTGCGGGTCGAGGTGGTCGACCTGGCCAACCGGGCCGCCCGGGTGACCGTCCCCGACTTCCAGCTCTCGCTCGCCATCGGTCGGGAGGGGCAGAATGCCCGACTCGCTGCCCGCTTGACCGGTTGGCGGATCGACATTCGCTCGGATGCGGAGCAGACCGCCCCGGCCGCGCGAGGGTCGGCTGATCACGTGCGGGAGCCGGGCGGAGCGATCTCGGGCAGCTAGGGGTAGACTTCCTCCAGTGGTACGACGCGCGCTGCCGGAGCGCACCTGTGTGGGTTGCCGGCAACGTGCGCCGGCCAGCGAATTGCTGCGGATAGTCGCGGTCAGGGACGAGGCTGGTTACAGTCTCCGGCCTGATCCGCTTCGCAGGCTGCCGGGTCGGGGAGCGAACATGCACCCGGATCCGGCCTGCTTCGCGCTGGCGGTGCGGCGCCGCGCCTTCGGGCGTGCGTTGCGCATCACCGAGGTCCTTGACCACGGTGTGCTGGCGGAGCACGTCGATGCGCCAACCACTACGTCCGGTCAGCCCGACCGGGCGAGGGTCGCTAGCAGGGTAGGACGACCGACATGAGCACACGATGAAGTCCCTGAAATGACCAGGCTTCAAGTGCACGAGTGAGGTCGCTGCGGGTGCTGCCCGCACGACCTCGGAGTGAGGAGTGCAGTGGCAGGCAAGGCCCGCGTACACGAGCTTGCAAAAGAGCTCGGGGTCGAGAGTAAGACCGTTCTCGCCAAGCTGAAGGAAATGGGCGAGTTCGTGAAGTCCGCGTCGAGCACCGTCGAGGCGCCCGTCGCCCGGCGACTGCGTAACGCATTCGTCGCGTCCGCCGGTGCTCCGGCACCGGCCGCCGCTCCGTCGGCGCCCGCGTCGACGCCGGCTTCGACCCCGACCCCGACGACGGCCCCGACCCCGGGCGCGCCCCGGGTTGCGGCCAAGCCGATGCCGCCCCGGCGGCCGACCGCGCCGGCTCCCGGCCCGAAGCCGAAGGGTCCGGTGCCTGGTGCACCGCAGCCCGCGGCTCCGGTCGCCAAGCCGGCGAGTGCCCACGACATCGAGGTGGCGGCCGCGGAGGCGCGTGCCGCCGCGCTGAAGGCT
This portion of the Micromonospora zamorensis genome encodes:
- a CDS encoding ferritin-like domain-containing protein; the encoded protein is MRQPSSGEALASALSAEYAAIYAYGRIGVRLTGAAREAAHQAEAAHRRRRDTLVVQLTTAGGVVPPDRAGYALPFPVTDRASALRLAAEVEERTAAHWRAALASTTGADRDQALAALVEYAVRATRWRKTAGSTPLTVPFPGRPA
- the nusA gene encoding transcription termination factor NusA, with the translated sequence MNIDLAALRALEREREIPFDTILAAIETALLTAYRHTDGAEPHARVEIDRKSGAALVYAQEMDADGSLVREWDDTPHDFGRIAAMTAKQVILQRLREATDEVHFGEYVGREGDLVTGVVQAHETRTEKGIVSVDLGKLEGVLPQSEQVPGERYAHGERVRCVVVHVAKGMRGPQITLSRSHPALVKKLFALEVPEIADGTVEIGAIAREAGHRTKIAVRSTTPGVNPKGACIGPMGQRVRAVMSELHGEKIDIIDWSDDPATFVGNALSPAKALRVEVVDLANRAARVTVPDFQLSLAIGREGQNARLAARLTGWRIDIRSDAEQTAPAARGSADHVREPGGAISGS
- a CDS encoding PadR family transcriptional regulator; protein product: MSIRHGLLALLERGQMYGYQLRAAFEESTGSTWPLNIGQVYTTLSRLERDGLVRPLPESEAGQRPYEITDAGRADLALWFATPVSRTDRPRDELAIKLALALTTPGVDVRSVVQAQRSATMRALQELTRLKYGSNRPEDLPWRLVLDSMVFQAEAEVRWLDHCETSLVRHQPSDQAPAPPRPGDADARAAARWAGEEARR
- a CDS encoding ABC transporter ATP-binding protein; the protein is MSGSDDAVLELRAVHRTHGAGPAAVHALRGVSLAVRPGELVAVMGPSGSGKSTLLALAGGLDRPTGGEVRVEGQPLGALDRRGLAQLRRRRIGYIFQQLNLLGSLSALENVALPLELDGTSGRRARALAMAALTEVGLPALGDRFPDQLSGGQQQRVAIARALVGERRLVLADEPTGALDSQTGEAVLHLLRRRIDAGAAGVLVTHEARHAGWADRVVFLRDGVLVDTTAPLGSVEQLLSGSDR
- the rimP gene encoding ribosome maturation factor RimP; translated protein: MTQRGRATRPTGRPRDAAGPRGGDLAGRRARLRAVIEPVVNDAGYDLEDLTVSRAGRRHVVRVMVDADGGIDLDAVADVSRAVSAALDAAEEAGGDIVAGEYQLEVSSPGVDRPLTLPRHWRRNVSRLVKVTVRGAAALPEQRGEQPTGDRQLTGRVIAADDEGVQLETEDGRTSWAYAQLGPGRVQVEFTRLAELGEPDEEFDDADDSDEIDDSDDIDDEDDVEDEER
- a CDS encoding FtsX-like permease family protein, translated to MTSRRTRQAPGRVDAPTAEPVEPPALVGRRRIAELTGSWRTALRIARRESRRARRRTALVLAMIALPVAALAFLAASYDMAELTPQERVDRRLGVADAELRWIADNPVGQDERGEGWFTRDDTYLPPAKATAAQLTALLGPGSRVTEVRTYITLTLRGPHRDEEVTGRALDLDDPLARALVRFRAGRAPQQPGEVAVSPAALRRLDLHLGRAVAVADGSRAYTVVGVVEFPDDLGPLVALHPGAAPPTGPETDSVWLADIPGAVDAALVSRLNDRGVVVTPRPPTQPDRSWLGSINLGDTNDLSTGVLIAGLGLLEVVLLVGPAFAVGVRRRRRDLALVAVAGGDAAQLRRVVLADGVVLGVLGAAAGLLVGVLAAFAARPLVEQYVFGARFGGYRCWPAALVLLGGVAVLAGVLAALAPAWSAARQDVSAGLTGRRTPPVSQARWLALGLGLVAGGAGLAAFGAARTSPAVILTGLILGELGLVCCTPTLIGALARLGRVLPLAPRIALRDASRNRAAAAPAICAVMAAVASSVALGAYLASDGERDARAYQAALPVGHVRVDPIESTRQPTLTQVAAAAREQLGTGAVAPLHSLGCGPASTGYCEVTPVLPVEQACPWQPRDGLPESDRRQARADPRCRIRETDYFGGYVQTGVDDGTALPLLTGADPATTAAAAVVLRAGGVVVTDPRYLHDGLVTVRVNEVEAGPDPPTGVRDLPGYALPRAVGPPRLLLSGTAARELGLTWSPAGWVIGTTSAPDEDHRKRFAAALRSFGTVSLSVEYGAAPRDVSPLLLLLAAAAGVITVGAAGIATALAAAEGRAEMTTLAAVGAAPALRRLLAICQAGVIAGLGSVLGIVAGLGTAAIVLFSVNRQYADDWPFADPYPILVPWPALGVLVLVPVVAMLGAGLFTRARLPIERQMD